A single Cucumis melo cultivar AY chromosome 4, USDA_Cmelo_AY_1.0, whole genome shotgun sequence DNA region contains:
- the LOC103502003 gene encoding beta-galactosidase 17 isoform X2, with translation MNCSSKLSSMAKRRHLIPSFFFLLLIFLTVLGVIVPVFALLPSLHSHSQGLFRHHHDRSNFNKVHTRKFEIDDDMFWKDGKPFQIIGGDLHYFRTLPEYWEDRLLRAKALGLNTIQTYIPWNLHEPKPGNFTFNGIANIVSFIQLCQKLDFLVLLRPGPYICAEWDLGGFPAWLLSKIPASRLRSSDPGYLQWVERWWGVILPKVAPLLYNNGGPIIMVQIENEFGSYGDDQAYLHHLVALARGYLGDEIILYTTDGGTRETLEKGTIRGNAVFSAVDFSTGERPWPIFNLQKEFNPPGKSPPLTAEFYTGWLTHWGENIATTDANTTAAALNEILAGKGSAVLYMAHGGTNFGFYNGANTGNDVLDYKPDLTSYDYDAPIKESGDVDNAKYEAIRRVIQHYSGALIPSVPSNNEKIGYGPIQLQKVAFLFDLIHMMDPVDVAVSEEPLSMESTDRSFGFLLYTTEYVAKDNDDGHVLFIPEVHDRAQVFLSCSSKNKGVRPTSVGIIERWSNRRLNLPNTRCDSNTLSILVENMGRINYGRYLFDRKGILSSVYLDNNVLHGWKMIPLPFNNLNEIPRVDFFSQIAQSRLSKIIAKRGLEAKFGNISGEPTLYSGYFYVDEANLRKDTYLSFGGWTKGIAFINEFNLGRFWPVVGPQCNLYVPAPILRLGKNILVILELESPNRDTVVHSVDRPDFTCGSSKSNLSQQLLSHQHSVGL, from the exons ATGAATTGTAGTTCGAAGCTTTCATCCATGGCGAAGAGACGGCACCTGAtaccttcttttttcttcctcctcctcATCTTCCTTACAGTTCTTGGAGTGATCGTTCCAGTCTTTGCTCTTCTTCCTTCATTACATTCTCACTCCCAAGGTCTCTTCCGCCATCACCATGATCGTTCCAACTTCAACAAG GTTCATACTAGAAAGTTTGAGATTGATGATGACATGTTCTGGAAAGATGGTAAACCATTTCAGATTATTGGTGGTGACCTGCATTATTTCAGAACTCTTCCTGAG TACTGGGAAGATAGACTGCTTAGAGCAAAGGCATTGGGATTAAACACGATCCAAACTTACATTCCCTGGAATCTGCATGAGCCAAAACCTGGAAATTTCACATTTAATGGGATTGCAAACATAGTGTCGTTTATCCAACTCTGTCAGAAGCTAGATTTTCTAGTTTTGCTCCGGCCAGGGCCTTATATATGTGCAG AGTGGGACCTTGGGGGTTTTCCTGCTTGGTTGCTTAGCAAAATACCAGCTTCTAGGCTAAGATCCTCAGATCCTGGTTACCTCCAATGG GTTGAACGATGGTGGGGGGTTATTCTTCCAAAAGTAGCTCCCCTTCTTTACAATAATGGAGGCCCTATAATAATGGTCCAG ATTGAAAATGAATTTGGTTCATATGGAGACGATCAAGCTTACCTTCACCATTTGGTTGCGTTGGCAAGAGGTTACCTTGGGGATGAAATAATATT GTATACTACGGATGGAGGTACTAGGGAAACTCTTGAGAAAGGAACCATTCGTGGCAATGCCGTGTTTTCGG CTGTTGACTTTTCAACCGGTGAAAGACCTTGGCCTATTTTTAATTTACAGAAGGAGTTCAACCCTCCTGGAAAATCTCCACCTCTTACTGC AGAGTTCTACACGGGCTGGCTTACACATTGGGGAGAAAATATTGCAACAACTGATGCCAACACTACAGCAGCTGCCTTGAATGAAATATTGGCAGGGAAAGGGTCTGCTGTGCTTTAT ATGGCTCATGGTGGAacaaattttggattctataaTGGAGCAAATACTGGTAATGATGTATTGGATTACAAGCCTGATCTCACTTCGTATGATTAT GATGCACCAATTAAGGAATCTGGTGACGTTGACAATGCTAAATATGAAG CAATTCGAAGGGTTATACAGCACTACAGCGGAGCGCTGATTCCTTCCGTTCCTTCTAACAATGAAAAGATAGGTTATGGACCAATTCAGTTGCAGAAAGTTGCATTTTTGTTTGATCTAATCCATATGATGGATCCAGTTGATGTGGCTGTGTCTGAAGAACCACTGTCAATGGAATCTACGGATCGG AGCTTTGGATTTTTGTTATATACGACCGAATATGTGGCCAAGGATAATGATGATGGACACGTTTTATTTATACCAGAG GTGCATGATCGAGCACAAGTGTTCCTCTCTTGCTCTTCTAAAAACAAGGGTGTACGGCCAACTTCGGTTGGCATTATTGAAAGATGGTCAAACCGGCGGCTTAATCTACCAAATACGAGATGTGACTCAAATACTTTATCCATTTTG GTTGAAAACATGGGTCGCATAAACTATGGACGCTACTTATTTGACAGGAAG GGTATCTTATCATCTGTTTACTTGGACAACAATGTTCTACATGGATGGAAAATGATTCCATTGCCTTTCAACAACCTGAATGAAATTCCAAGAGTCGATTTCTTCTCTCAAATTGCACAATCTAGACTCAGCAAAATCATAGCAAAGAGAGGCTTAGAAGCCAAGTTTG GTAACATCTCCGGCGAACCGACACTATACAGTGGTTACTTTTATGTCGACGAAGCGAACCTCAGAAAAGATACGTACTTATCATTTGGTGGTTGGACTAAAGGAATTGCATTCATTAACGAATTTAATCTTGGAAGATTTTGGCCG GTTGTAGGGCCACAATGCAACCTATATGTTCCTGCTCCAATTCTTCGGCTTGGGAAGAATATACTG GTCATACTCGAGTTAGAATCTCCAAATCGTGATACTGTTGTACATTCTGTTGATCGGCCAGACTTCACTTGTGGTTCTTCCAAGTCCAACTTATCTCAGCAGCTTTTAAGCCACCAACATTCTGTGGGCCTTTGA
- the LOC103502003 gene encoding beta-galactosidase 17 isoform X1 produces the protein MNCSSKLSSMAKRRHLIPSFFFLLLIFLTVLGVIVPVFALLPSLHSHSQGLFRHHHDRSNFNKVHTRKFEIDDDMFWKDGKPFQIIGGDLHYFRTLPEYWEDRLLRAKALGLNTIQTYIPWNLHEPKPGNFTFNGIANIVSFIQLCQKLDFLVLLRPGPYICAEWDLGGFPAWLLSKIPASRLRSSDPGYLQWVERWWGVILPKVAPLLYNNGGPIIMVQIENEFGSYGDDQAYLHHLVALARGYLGDEIILYTTDGGTRETLEKGTIRGNAVFSAVDFSTGERPWPIFNLQKEFNPPGKSPPLTAEFYTGWLTHWGENIATTDANTTAAALNEILAGKGWLMVEQILDSIMEQILVMMYWITSLISLRMIMMHQLRNLVTLTMLNMKQFEGLYKAFSNSNFHHCNPLAIRRVIQHYSGALIPSVPSNNEKIGYGPIQLQKVAFLFDLIHMMDPVDVAVSEEPLSMESTDRSFGFLLYTTEYVAKDNDDGHVLFIPEVHDRAQVFLSCSSKNKGVRPTSVGIIERWSNRRLNLPNTRCDSNTLSILVENMGRINYGRYLFDRKGILSSVYLDNNVLHGWKMIPLPFNNLNEIPRVDFFSQIAQSRLSKIIAKRGLEAKFGNISGEPTLYSGYFYVDEANLRKDTYLSFGGWTKGIAFINEFNLGRFWPVVGPQCNLYVPAPILRLGKNILVILELESPNRDTVVHSVDRPDFTCGSSKSNLSQQLLSHQHSVGL, from the exons ATGAATTGTAGTTCGAAGCTTTCATCCATGGCGAAGAGACGGCACCTGAtaccttcttttttcttcctcctcctcATCTTCCTTACAGTTCTTGGAGTGATCGTTCCAGTCTTTGCTCTTCTTCCTTCATTACATTCTCACTCCCAAGGTCTCTTCCGCCATCACCATGATCGTTCCAACTTCAACAAG GTTCATACTAGAAAGTTTGAGATTGATGATGACATGTTCTGGAAAGATGGTAAACCATTTCAGATTATTGGTGGTGACCTGCATTATTTCAGAACTCTTCCTGAG TACTGGGAAGATAGACTGCTTAGAGCAAAGGCATTGGGATTAAACACGATCCAAACTTACATTCCCTGGAATCTGCATGAGCCAAAACCTGGAAATTTCACATTTAATGGGATTGCAAACATAGTGTCGTTTATCCAACTCTGTCAGAAGCTAGATTTTCTAGTTTTGCTCCGGCCAGGGCCTTATATATGTGCAG AGTGGGACCTTGGGGGTTTTCCTGCTTGGTTGCTTAGCAAAATACCAGCTTCTAGGCTAAGATCCTCAGATCCTGGTTACCTCCAATGG GTTGAACGATGGTGGGGGGTTATTCTTCCAAAAGTAGCTCCCCTTCTTTACAATAATGGAGGCCCTATAATAATGGTCCAG ATTGAAAATGAATTTGGTTCATATGGAGACGATCAAGCTTACCTTCACCATTTGGTTGCGTTGGCAAGAGGTTACCTTGGGGATGAAATAATATT GTATACTACGGATGGAGGTACTAGGGAAACTCTTGAGAAAGGAACCATTCGTGGCAATGCCGTGTTTTCGG CTGTTGACTTTTCAACCGGTGAAAGACCTTGGCCTATTTTTAATTTACAGAAGGAGTTCAACCCTCCTGGAAAATCTCCACCTCTTACTGC AGAGTTCTACACGGGCTGGCTTACACATTGGGGAGAAAATATTGCAACAACTGATGCCAACACTACAGCAGCTGCCTTGAATGAAATATTGGCAGGGAAAGG ATGGCTCATGGTGGAacaaattttggattctataaTGGAGCAAATACTGGTAATGATGTATTGGATTACAAGCCTGATCTCACTTCGTATGATTAT GATGCACCAATTAAGGAATCTGGTGACGTTGACAATGCTAAATATGAAG CAATTCGAAGGGTTATACAAGGCCTTTTCAAATTCTAACTTCCATCATTGTAATCCTCTAGCAATTCGAAGGGTTATACAGCACTACAGCGGAGCGCTGATTCCTTCCGTTCCTTCTAACAATGAAAAGATAGGTTATGGACCAATTCAGTTGCAGAAAGTTGCATTTTTGTTTGATCTAATCCATATGATGGATCCAGTTGATGTGGCTGTGTCTGAAGAACCACTGTCAATGGAATCTACGGATCGG AGCTTTGGATTTTTGTTATATACGACCGAATATGTGGCCAAGGATAATGATGATGGACACGTTTTATTTATACCAGAG GTGCATGATCGAGCACAAGTGTTCCTCTCTTGCTCTTCTAAAAACAAGGGTGTACGGCCAACTTCGGTTGGCATTATTGAAAGATGGTCAAACCGGCGGCTTAATCTACCAAATACGAGATGTGACTCAAATACTTTATCCATTTTG GTTGAAAACATGGGTCGCATAAACTATGGACGCTACTTATTTGACAGGAAG GGTATCTTATCATCTGTTTACTTGGACAACAATGTTCTACATGGATGGAAAATGATTCCATTGCCTTTCAACAACCTGAATGAAATTCCAAGAGTCGATTTCTTCTCTCAAATTGCACAATCTAGACTCAGCAAAATCATAGCAAAGAGAGGCTTAGAAGCCAAGTTTG GTAACATCTCCGGCGAACCGACACTATACAGTGGTTACTTTTATGTCGACGAAGCGAACCTCAGAAAAGATACGTACTTATCATTTGGTGGTTGGACTAAAGGAATTGCATTCATTAACGAATTTAATCTTGGAAGATTTTGGCCG GTTGTAGGGCCACAATGCAACCTATATGTTCCTGCTCCAATTCTTCGGCTTGGGAAGAATATACTG GTCATACTCGAGTTAGAATCTCCAAATCGTGATACTGTTGTACATTCTGTTGATCGGCCAGACTTCACTTGTGGTTCTTCCAAGTCCAACTTATCTCAGCAGCTTTTAAGCCACCAACATTCTGTGGGCCTTTGA
- the LOC103502003 gene encoding beta-galactosidase 17 isoform X3: MVCTLYQVHTRKFEIDDDMFWKDGKPFQIIGGDLHYFRTLPEYWEDRLLRAKALGLNTIQTYIPWNLHEPKPGNFTFNGIANIVSFIQLCQKLDFLVLLRPGPYICAEWDLGGFPAWLLSKIPASRLRSSDPGYLQWVERWWGVILPKVAPLLYNNGGPIIMVQIENEFGSYGDDQAYLHHLVALARGYLGDEIILYTTDGGTRETLEKGTIRGNAVFSAVDFSTGERPWPIFNLQKEFNPPGKSPPLTAEFYTGWLTHWGENIATTDANTTAAALNEILAGKGWLMVEQILDSIMEQILVMMYWITSLISLRMIMMHQLRNLVTLTMLNMKQFEGLYKAFSNSNFHHCNPLAIRRVIQHYSGALIPSVPSNNEKIGYGPIQLQKVAFLFDLIHMMDPVDVAVSEEPLSMESTDRSFGFLLYTTEYVAKDNDDGHVLFIPEVHDRAQVFLSCSSKNKGVRPTSVGIIERWSNRRLNLPNTRCDSNTLSILVENMGRINYGRYLFDRKGILSSVYLDNNVLHGWKMIPLPFNNLNEIPRVDFFSQIAQSRLSKIIAKRGLEAKFGNISGEPTLYSGYFYVDEANLRKDTYLSFGGWTKGIAFINEFNLGRFWPVVGPQCNLYVPAPILRLGKNILVILELESPNRDTVVHSVDRPDFTCGSSKSNLSQQLLSHQHSVGL; the protein is encoded by the exons ATGGTTTGTACTTTATACCAGGTTCATACTAGAAAGTTTGAGATTGATGATGACATGTTCTGGAAAGATGGTAAACCATTTCAGATTATTGGTGGTGACCTGCATTATTTCAGAACTCTTCCTGAG TACTGGGAAGATAGACTGCTTAGAGCAAAGGCATTGGGATTAAACACGATCCAAACTTACATTCCCTGGAATCTGCATGAGCCAAAACCTGGAAATTTCACATTTAATGGGATTGCAAACATAGTGTCGTTTATCCAACTCTGTCAGAAGCTAGATTTTCTAGTTTTGCTCCGGCCAGGGCCTTATATATGTGCAG AGTGGGACCTTGGGGGTTTTCCTGCTTGGTTGCTTAGCAAAATACCAGCTTCTAGGCTAAGATCCTCAGATCCTGGTTACCTCCAATGG GTTGAACGATGGTGGGGGGTTATTCTTCCAAAAGTAGCTCCCCTTCTTTACAATAATGGAGGCCCTATAATAATGGTCCAG ATTGAAAATGAATTTGGTTCATATGGAGACGATCAAGCTTACCTTCACCATTTGGTTGCGTTGGCAAGAGGTTACCTTGGGGATGAAATAATATT GTATACTACGGATGGAGGTACTAGGGAAACTCTTGAGAAAGGAACCATTCGTGGCAATGCCGTGTTTTCGG CTGTTGACTTTTCAACCGGTGAAAGACCTTGGCCTATTTTTAATTTACAGAAGGAGTTCAACCCTCCTGGAAAATCTCCACCTCTTACTGC AGAGTTCTACACGGGCTGGCTTACACATTGGGGAGAAAATATTGCAACAACTGATGCCAACACTACAGCAGCTGCCTTGAATGAAATATTGGCAGGGAAAGG ATGGCTCATGGTGGAacaaattttggattctataaTGGAGCAAATACTGGTAATGATGTATTGGATTACAAGCCTGATCTCACTTCGTATGATTAT GATGCACCAATTAAGGAATCTGGTGACGTTGACAATGCTAAATATGAAG CAATTCGAAGGGTTATACAAGGCCTTTTCAAATTCTAACTTCCATCATTGTAATCCTCTAGCAATTCGAAGGGTTATACAGCACTACAGCGGAGCGCTGATTCCTTCCGTTCCTTCTAACAATGAAAAGATAGGTTATGGACCAATTCAGTTGCAGAAAGTTGCATTTTTGTTTGATCTAATCCATATGATGGATCCAGTTGATGTGGCTGTGTCTGAAGAACCACTGTCAATGGAATCTACGGATCGG AGCTTTGGATTTTTGTTATATACGACCGAATATGTGGCCAAGGATAATGATGATGGACACGTTTTATTTATACCAGAG GTGCATGATCGAGCACAAGTGTTCCTCTCTTGCTCTTCTAAAAACAAGGGTGTACGGCCAACTTCGGTTGGCATTATTGAAAGATGGTCAAACCGGCGGCTTAATCTACCAAATACGAGATGTGACTCAAATACTTTATCCATTTTG GTTGAAAACATGGGTCGCATAAACTATGGACGCTACTTATTTGACAGGAAG GGTATCTTATCATCTGTTTACTTGGACAACAATGTTCTACATGGATGGAAAATGATTCCATTGCCTTTCAACAACCTGAATGAAATTCCAAGAGTCGATTTCTTCTCTCAAATTGCACAATCTAGACTCAGCAAAATCATAGCAAAGAGAGGCTTAGAAGCCAAGTTTG GTAACATCTCCGGCGAACCGACACTATACAGTGGTTACTTTTATGTCGACGAAGCGAACCTCAGAAAAGATACGTACTTATCATTTGGTGGTTGGACTAAAGGAATTGCATTCATTAACGAATTTAATCTTGGAAGATTTTGGCCG GTTGTAGGGCCACAATGCAACCTATATGTTCCTGCTCCAATTCTTCGGCTTGGGAAGAATATACTG GTCATACTCGAGTTAGAATCTCCAAATCGTGATACTGTTGTACATTCTGTTGATCGGCCAGACTTCACTTGTGGTTCTTCCAAGTCCAACTTATCTCAGCAGCTTTTAAGCCACCAACATTCTGTGGGCCTTTGA
- the LOC103502003 gene encoding beta-galactosidase 17 isoform X4, which translates to MDFDTILWSRSTKFLGRNKYWEDRLLRAKALGLNTIQTYIPWNLHEPKPGNFTFNGIANIVSFIQLCQKLDFLVLLRPGPYICAEWDLGGFPAWLLSKIPASRLRSSDPGYLQWVERWWGVILPKVAPLLYNNGGPIIMVQIENEFGSYGDDQAYLHHLVALARGYLGDEIILYTTDGGTRETLEKGTIRGNAVFSAVDFSTGERPWPIFNLQKEFNPPGKSPPLTAEFYTGWLTHWGENIATTDANTTAAALNEILAGKGWLMVEQILDSIMEQILVMMYWITSLISLRMIMMHQLRNLVTLTMLNMKQFEGLYKAFSNSNFHHCNPLAIRRVIQHYSGALIPSVPSNNEKIGYGPIQLQKVAFLFDLIHMMDPVDVAVSEEPLSMESTDRSFGFLLYTTEYVAKDNDDGHVLFIPEVHDRAQVFLSCSSKNKGVRPTSVGIIERWSNRRLNLPNTRCDSNTLSILVENMGRINYGRYLFDRKGILSSVYLDNNVLHGWKMIPLPFNNLNEIPRVDFFSQIAQSRLSKIIAKRGLEAKFGNISGEPTLYSGYFYVDEANLRKDTYLSFGGWTKGIAFINEFNLGRFWPVVGPQCNLYVPAPILRLGKNILVILELESPNRDTVVHSVDRPDFTCGSSKSNLSQQLLSHQHSVGL; encoded by the exons ATGGATTTTGATACAATACTTTGGAGCAGGTCAACGAAGTTTCTGGGCAGAAATAAG TACTGGGAAGATAGACTGCTTAGAGCAAAGGCATTGGGATTAAACACGATCCAAACTTACATTCCCTGGAATCTGCATGAGCCAAAACCTGGAAATTTCACATTTAATGGGATTGCAAACATAGTGTCGTTTATCCAACTCTGTCAGAAGCTAGATTTTCTAGTTTTGCTCCGGCCAGGGCCTTATATATGTGCAG AGTGGGACCTTGGGGGTTTTCCTGCTTGGTTGCTTAGCAAAATACCAGCTTCTAGGCTAAGATCCTCAGATCCTGGTTACCTCCAATGG GTTGAACGATGGTGGGGGGTTATTCTTCCAAAAGTAGCTCCCCTTCTTTACAATAATGGAGGCCCTATAATAATGGTCCAG ATTGAAAATGAATTTGGTTCATATGGAGACGATCAAGCTTACCTTCACCATTTGGTTGCGTTGGCAAGAGGTTACCTTGGGGATGAAATAATATT GTATACTACGGATGGAGGTACTAGGGAAACTCTTGAGAAAGGAACCATTCGTGGCAATGCCGTGTTTTCGG CTGTTGACTTTTCAACCGGTGAAAGACCTTGGCCTATTTTTAATTTACAGAAGGAGTTCAACCCTCCTGGAAAATCTCCACCTCTTACTGC AGAGTTCTACACGGGCTGGCTTACACATTGGGGAGAAAATATTGCAACAACTGATGCCAACACTACAGCAGCTGCCTTGAATGAAATATTGGCAGGGAAAGG ATGGCTCATGGTGGAacaaattttggattctataaTGGAGCAAATACTGGTAATGATGTATTGGATTACAAGCCTGATCTCACTTCGTATGATTAT GATGCACCAATTAAGGAATCTGGTGACGTTGACAATGCTAAATATGAAG CAATTCGAAGGGTTATACAAGGCCTTTTCAAATTCTAACTTCCATCATTGTAATCCTCTAGCAATTCGAAGGGTTATACAGCACTACAGCGGAGCGCTGATTCCTTCCGTTCCTTCTAACAATGAAAAGATAGGTTATGGACCAATTCAGTTGCAGAAAGTTGCATTTTTGTTTGATCTAATCCATATGATGGATCCAGTTGATGTGGCTGTGTCTGAAGAACCACTGTCAATGGAATCTACGGATCGG AGCTTTGGATTTTTGTTATATACGACCGAATATGTGGCCAAGGATAATGATGATGGACACGTTTTATTTATACCAGAG GTGCATGATCGAGCACAAGTGTTCCTCTCTTGCTCTTCTAAAAACAAGGGTGTACGGCCAACTTCGGTTGGCATTATTGAAAGATGGTCAAACCGGCGGCTTAATCTACCAAATACGAGATGTGACTCAAATACTTTATCCATTTTG GTTGAAAACATGGGTCGCATAAACTATGGACGCTACTTATTTGACAGGAAG GGTATCTTATCATCTGTTTACTTGGACAACAATGTTCTACATGGATGGAAAATGATTCCATTGCCTTTCAACAACCTGAATGAAATTCCAAGAGTCGATTTCTTCTCTCAAATTGCACAATCTAGACTCAGCAAAATCATAGCAAAGAGAGGCTTAGAAGCCAAGTTTG GTAACATCTCCGGCGAACCGACACTATACAGTGGTTACTTTTATGTCGACGAAGCGAACCTCAGAAAAGATACGTACTTATCATTTGGTGGTTGGACTAAAGGAATTGCATTCATTAACGAATTTAATCTTGGAAGATTTTGGCCG GTTGTAGGGCCACAATGCAACCTATATGTTCCTGCTCCAATTCTTCGGCTTGGGAAGAATATACTG GTCATACTCGAGTTAGAATCTCCAAATCGTGATACTGTTGTACATTCTGTTGATCGGCCAGACTTCACTTGTGGTTCTTCCAAGTCCAACTTATCTCAGCAGCTTTTAAGCCACCAACATTCTGTGGGCCTTTGA